The Argonema galeatum A003/A1 genome contains a region encoding:
- a CDS encoding DEAD/DEAH box helicase, producing the protein MNPFSRLAPFIQEYIYNNGWTELRAVQIEACRVIFETDDHLLIAAATASGKTEAAFLPVVTLLHEKPATSIGALYIGPIKALINDQFDRLNDLLKQAEIPVCAWHGDVLRSRKEMLLKNPQGILQITPESLESLLINKKTTELTHLFGDLRFIIIDEIHAFMGTERGCQVLSQLARLSKFVKKPPRRIGLSATLGDYSSAEDWLRSETERAVITANINDKQRKVHLALEHFYIQKPGFCDSPHYKYIFNITKSRKCLIFTNDRAETESVITNLRQIASDEGLPDIYHVHHGSISAKLREAAEEAMREPNTPAITAATITLELGIDIGQLERVIQLDAPFSVSSFLQRLGRTGRRGDPADMRFVCTENEPSGEESLPNQIPWQLLQCIAIIQVYLEERWIEPIRPVQYPLSLLYHQTMSILTATGEISPANLADRVLTLPPFIAISKDDFRQFLRYLIDIDHLEQTEQGELVIGSAAEKMVRSFHFYAVFAEQKEYIVRDDSMEIGSIIMPPPVGEKFTLAGRTWEVLDIEQKAKTLWVKQVEGIASIAWRGRNSANIHTGILQRMRRILFEDVEYSYLQKGAKERLKTARQLARNAGLDKSNILSLEGKSCCVFPWMGTVAFRTLERWLNLFGRESLDIRSIGGSPPYFLTLKCGKSKPEDIREAVLSVCKQGIRAEDLVNAQEAPKLQKYDEFIPPDLLRKAFAVDYLDVTELRTIVSGW; encoded by the coding sequence ATGAATCCCTTCTCCCGACTAGCACCCTTTATCCAAGAATACATCTACAACAACGGTTGGACTGAACTAAGGGCAGTCCAAATCGAAGCTTGCCGAGTTATCTTTGAAACAGACGATCACCTATTGATTGCTGCTGCCACAGCTTCCGGCAAAACAGAAGCAGCTTTTCTTCCGGTTGTGACATTATTGCACGAAAAACCTGCCACAAGCATCGGAGCTTTATACATTGGGCCAATAAAAGCGCTGATCAATGACCAATTCGATCGCCTCAACGACCTTTTGAAACAAGCAGAGATTCCTGTCTGCGCTTGGCACGGCGATGTATTGCGAAGTCGCAAAGAAATGCTACTCAAAAATCCTCAAGGGATTCTGCAAATTACCCCAGAATCTTTGGAAAGTTTGCTCATTAACAAAAAAACTACCGAACTAACTCATCTGTTCGGAGATTTGCGGTTTATCATCATTGATGAAATCCATGCTTTCATGGGAACAGAACGCGGTTGTCAGGTTCTTTCCCAGTTGGCACGTTTATCCAAATTCGTGAAAAAACCGCCGCGTCGAATTGGTTTGTCAGCAACACTTGGCGATTACTCATCAGCAGAAGATTGGCTGCGATCGGAAACGGAAAGAGCGGTAATTACCGCCAATATCAATGATAAACAGCGCAAAGTTCACTTAGCTTTAGAGCATTTCTACATTCAGAAACCCGGTTTCTGCGACAGTCCGCACTACAAATACATTTTTAATATCACCAAATCTCGTAAATGCTTAATTTTTACTAACGATCGGGCCGAGACAGAATCAGTAATAACCAATTTGCGTCAAATCGCCTCTGATGAAGGACTTCCAGACATTTATCACGTCCATCACGGCAGCATTTCTGCCAAGTTGCGGGAAGCGGCAGAGGAGGCAATGCGCGAACCAAATACCCCAGCTATCACCGCCGCTACAATCACTTTAGAATTAGGAATAGACATCGGTCAATTAGAGCGAGTAATTCAGCTAGATGCACCATTTTCCGTATCCAGTTTTCTACAGAGATTAGGACGTACTGGCAGAAGAGGTGACCCCGCTGATATGCGCTTTGTTTGTACTGAAAATGAGCCATCGGGTGAAGAATCTTTGCCTAATCAAATTCCTTGGCAGCTTTTACAGTGTATTGCTATTATCCAAGTTTATTTAGAAGAACGCTGGATCGAACCAATTCGACCAGTGCAGTATCCTTTGAGTTTGCTGTATCACCAAACGATGAGTATTTTAACAGCAACGGGGGAAATTTCACCAGCCAATCTTGCCGATCGCGTTTTGACTCTGCCGCCTTTTATTGCTATTTCCAAAGATGATTTTAGGCAATTCTTGCGCTACCTGATCGATATTGACCATCTTGAGCAAACCGAACAAGGTGAATTAGTCATCGGTTCTGCTGCTGAAAAAATGGTGCGTTCTTTCCATTTTTACGCTGTATTTGCCGAACAGAAAGAGTATATTGTCAGGGATGACTCAATGGAAATTGGTAGCATCATTATGCCGCCGCCTGTGGGAGAAAAATTTACTTTAGCGGGTCGAACTTGGGAAGTTTTAGATATTGAGCAGAAGGCAAAAACGCTTTGGGTGAAGCAAGTTGAGGGGATAGCGAGTATTGCTTGGCGCGGCAGGAACAGCGCTAATATTCATACTGGCATTTTGCAAAGGATGCGGCGAATTTTGTTTGAAGATGTTGAGTATAGCTATTTGCAGAAAGGTGCTAAAGAGAGACTAAAAACGGCTCGGCAATTAGCTCGAAATGCGGGATTGGATAAAAGTAATATTTTATCGCTAGAAGGGAAGAGTTGCTGTGTTTTTCCCTGGATGGGTACTGTGGCTTTTCGCACGCTGGAAAGATGGCTGAATTTATTCGGTCGAGAATCTCTAGATATTAGAAGTATTGGCGGTTCGCCGCCTTATTTTCTGACGCTTAAGTGTGGGAAGAGCAAGCCAGAAGATATTCGAGAGGCAGTTCTTTCTGTTTGTAAGCAGGGAATTCGGGCAGAAGACTTGGTAAATGCCCAAGAAGCGCCGAAACTCCAAAAATATGATGAGTTTATTCCACCCGACTTGCTTCGCAAAGCATTTGCCGTCGATTATCTGGATGTGACGGAACTTAGAACAATTGTAAGTGGCTGGTAG
- a CDS encoding DNA cytosine methyltransferase: MLDTSSQFKVRSSTCVDLFSGAGGLTEGFRQAGFISAFAADFDEQAVETFRYNHPDTVCLHRDVRSLSGKEIFHAAGLTPGGIDVLCGGSPCQGFSLAGLRIADDPKNRLFLDFVRLTSELEPRLVLFENVEGIKSMQKGDVVRAIFREFDRIGYCCFERTLNAADYGVPQHRSRFILLAVPKGCAAISFPQATHGLPNQQLQLFSEARLMPYVTAWEALSDLTAIGPGEGAEELLHSGEYHNSYQRERRGNRCPGAIFNHRAINHSSRIQARYAQIPEGCDNRFLPIELRTKKRNVWKLDRQKPSRTVTCNHRTDILHPILPRGTTVREAARLQSFDDDYRFFGNLTRKAKWLTQDDQVGNAVPPLLAHALALQIKNVLSKEAVGVKYDSRNIDYV, from the coding sequence ATGCTTGACACATCTAGTCAGTTCAAAGTTCGCTCGTCCACTTGTGTAGACCTGTTCTCTGGTGCAGGAGGATTGACAGAGGGCTTTCGTCAGGCTGGTTTTATATCTGCTTTCGCAGCCGATTTTGATGAGCAGGCGGTAGAGACTTTTCGCTACAATCACCCGGATACAGTTTGTTTGCATCGCGATGTTCGATCTTTGAGCGGAAAGGAAATTTTTCATGCAGCTGGTCTGACTCCAGGAGGTATTGATGTCCTTTGTGGTGGATCGCCTTGCCAAGGATTTAGCCTTGCTGGGCTAAGGATTGCTGACGATCCAAAAAATCGCCTCTTTCTCGATTTTGTGCGCCTAACATCAGAGTTAGAGCCTCGATTAGTGCTGTTTGAGAATGTTGAGGGAATTAAATCTATGCAAAAAGGAGACGTGGTTCGCGCTATTTTCCGAGAGTTCGATCGCATAGGTTATTGTTGCTTTGAGCGTACACTTAACGCAGCTGATTATGGTGTACCACAACATCGATCGCGATTTATTCTGCTTGCTGTTCCGAAGGGTTGCGCTGCGATATCGTTTCCTCAAGCGACACATGGACTCCCCAATCAGCAGCTGCAACTTTTTTCTGAAGCTAGATTGATGCCTTACGTGACAGCGTGGGAAGCACTTTCTGACCTGACTGCGATCGGCCCTGGAGAAGGAGCAGAAGAATTATTACATAGTGGTGAATACCACAATTCATATCAGCGTGAACGTCGAGGAAATCGGTGTCCGGGAGCGATCTTTAACCATCGTGCTATTAATCACAGTAGCCGAATTCAGGCTCGTTACGCACAAATTCCTGAAGGTTGTGATAATAGGTTTCTGCCGATAGAGTTGCGGACAAAGAAACGCAATGTTTGGAAGCTCGATCGCCAAAAACCTTCGCGAACAGTGACCTGCAATCACCGGACAGATATTCTCCATCCCATACTTCCCAGAGGAACGACTGTTCGCGAAGCAGCGCGACTTCAATCTTTTGATGACGATTATCGATTTTTTGGGAATCTTACCCGTAAGGCTAAGTGGTTAACACAAGATGACCAAGTTGGAAATGCAGTCCCGCCGTTGCTAGCTCATGCACTTGCACTCCAAATTAAAAATGTGTTGTCAAAAGAAGCAGTTGGGGTTAAATACGACTCAAGGAACATTGACTATGTATAA
- a CDS encoding bromodomain-containing protein: MDYKYRWKNGYTPTQDEAARNQYLLDEGQFNSEQDRKLAESDARRHLGVPIPIPDDEKSVLPHAPSA; this comes from the coding sequence ATGGACTATAAGTACAGGTGGAAAAATGGCTATACGCCAACCCAAGATGAAGCGGCACGCAACCAATATCTGCTAGATGAGGGTCAATTTAATAGCGAACAAGACCGGAAACTAGCAGAGTCAGATGCTCGCAGACATTTAGGCGTACCAATACCGATCCCGGATGACGAAAAATCTGTACTGCCTCACGCTCCTTCCGCTTAG